A single region of the Sorghum bicolor cultivar BTx623 chromosome 7, Sorghum_bicolor_NCBIv3, whole genome shotgun sequence genome encodes:
- the LOC8080856 gene encoding NADH dehydrogenase [ubiquinone] iron-sulfur protein 6, mitochondrial encodes MATATRRLLPALLKTLAPAGARGLSTEKAVGAAAVVGSHTAKWMQDTSKKSPMELINEVPPIKVDGRIAVCEGASEGVGLGHPIEYICLDLEAPNVCKYCGLRYVQVHHH; translated from the exons ATGGCGACCGCGACGCGGAGGCTGCTGCCCGCGCTCCTCAAGACCCTAGCACCAGCCGGCGCGCGCGGCCTCTCCACCGAGAAGGCtgtcggcgccgccgccgtcgtcggcaGCCACACCGCTAAGTGGATGCAG GACACGAGCAAGAAGTCACCAATGGAACTGATCAACGAGGTACCTCCAATCAAGGTTGATGGTCGCATTGCTGTCTGTGAAGGGG CTTCTGAAGGTGTTGGACTTGGCCACCCGATCGAGTATATCTGCCTTGATCTGGAGGCACCTAATGTATGCAAATACTGCGGTCTCCGTTATGTTCAAGTTCACCATCACTGA
- the LOC8069640 gene encoding choline-phosphate cytidylyltransferase 2 isoform X2, protein MKPAEDADVQEAMVTATAAAAAAQTVWYDPMSSPQAPAPHQQPAIETAEAASPSMSSDARPLRVYADGIYDLFHFGHARALEQAKKSFPNTYLLVGCCSDEITHMYKGKTVMTEDERYESLRHCKWVDEVIPDAPWVINQEFIDKHNIDYVAHDALPYADTSGAANDVYEFVKAIGKFKETKRTEGISTSDIIMRILKDYNQYIMRNLTRGYSRKDLGVSYVKEKQLRVNMGISKLREKVKEHQEKFHSAAKIAGTNPVEWMENADRWIVGFLEKFEEGCHMMETAIKDRIQEGLKRQGRSESNLSGEDSDS, encoded by the exons ATGAAGCCAGCGGAGGACGCGGACGTCCAGGAGGCGATGgtgacggcgacggcggcggcggcggcggcgcagacAGTTTGGTACGATCCCATGTCTTCGCCACAGGCGCCGGCGCCGCACCAGCAGCCGGCGATAGAGACTGCGGAGGCGGCCTCGCCGTCGATGAGCTCCGACGCGCGGCCTCTCAGGGTGTATGCCGACGGCATCTACGATCTCTTCCACTTCGGCCATGCGCGCGCGCTCGAACAGGCTAAGAAATC ATTTCCCAACACCTACTTGCTGGTAGGTTGCTGCAGTGATGAGATCACCCACATGTACAAAGGAAAGACCGTCATGACCGAGGACGAGCGCTATGAATCACTTCGGCATTGCAA GTGGGTTGACGAGGTTATACCAGATGCTCCATGGGTGATCAACCAGGAGTTCATCGACAAACACAACATCGACTATGTCGCTCATGATGCGCTCCC ATATGCTGACACGAGTGGAGCTGCCAATGATGTCTATGAATTT GTGAAAGCTATTGGGAAGTTCAAGGAGACGAAGCGCACCGAGGGCATCTCTACATCGGACATCATCATGAGGATCTTGAAGGACTACAACCAGTACATTATGCGGAATCTCACCCGTGGGTACAGCCGTAAAGACCTCGGCGTCAGCTATGTTAAG GAGAAGCAACTGAGAGTCAACATGGGGATTAGCAAGCTAAGGGAGAAGGTGAAGGAGCATCAAGAGAAG TTTCACAGTGCGGCAAAGATCGCTGGAACCAACCCTGTGGAGTGGATGGAGAATGCAGACCGTTGGATTGTTGGGTTCCTTGAGAAGTTTGAGGAAGGTTGCCACATGATG GAAACTGCCATTAAAGATCGAATTCAGGAGGGATTGAAGAGGCAAGGCAGGTCAGAGTCAAACCTTTCTGGAGAGGACTCCGACTCGTAA
- the LOC8069639 gene encoding secretory carrier-associated membrane protein 5 → MPRNNNPFDEENVNPTAKAAATTTTASVPSRKSWLPAGFGGSGKHGATIDIPLGDPKKKEKELLAWEQDLKRREQDIKRREDAMNRAGVTVEVRNWPQFYPIIHHDIAGEIPIHAQKLQYTAFASWLGLIACLVWNLFAVLVESIHTDDIVIFLLAVIYAISGCPLSYILWYRPLYRAMRTDSVVTFGQFFVFYSVHVGFCVIAAIAPPIIFRGKTLTGILVAIEVLDGDIFAGALYLFGFALFTFESLISIWVLERVYMYFRGHR, encoded by the exons ATGCCTCGTAACAACAATCCCTTCGATGAAGAAAATGTTAATCCTACCGCG aaagcagcagcaacaacaacaacagcttCTGTGCCGTCCAGGAAATCATGGCTCCCGGCAGGCTTCGGAGGAAGTGGCAAGCATGGTGCAACCATCGACATTCCCCTTGGG GATCCTAAGAAGAAGGAGAAAGAGCTACTGGCATGGGAGCAGGACCTGAAACGGCGGGAACAG GATATTAAACGGAGGGAGGATGCAATGAACAGAG CTGGTGTCACTGTGGAAGTGAGAAATTGGCCGCAGTTCTATCCCATCATACATCATGATATAGCCGGCGAAATACCAATCCATGCTCAAAAGTTGCAATACACAGCATTTGCTAGCTGGCTTG GACTGATTGCCTGTCTCGTTTGGAATCTGTTTGCTGTGTTGGTGGAATCAATTCATACTGATG ATATCGTTATTTTCCTCCTCGCTGTAATCTATGCAATATCCGGGTGTCCTCTTTCATACATACTTTGGTACAGACCTCTGTACCGTGCGATGAG AACTGACAGCGTGGTAACCTTCGGCCAGTTCTTCGTCTTCTACTCG GTGCATGTTGGATTTTGTGTCATTGCTGCAATCGCTCCTCCAATAATATTTAGGGGGAAAACTCTCAC GGGTATTCTTGTTGCAATAGAAGTTTTAGATGGAGATATATTCGCTGGA GCGCTTTATCTTTTCGGTTTTGCACTGTTTACCTTCGAATCTCTTATAAGCATCTGGGTGCTTGAG AGAGTGTACATGTATTTCAGAGGGCATAGGTGA
- the LOC8069640 gene encoding choline-phosphate cytidylyltransferase 2 isoform X1, with amino-acid sequence MKPAEDADVQEAMVTATAAAAAAQTVWYDPMSSPQAPAPHQQPAIETAEAASPSMSSDARPLRVYADGIYDLFHFGHARALEQAKKSFPNTYLLVGCCSDEITHMYKGKTVMTEDERYESLRHCKWVDEVIPDAPWVINQEFIDKHNIDYVAHDALPYADTSGAANDVYEFVKAIGKFKETKRTEGISTSDIIMRILKDYNQYIMRNLTRGYSRKDLGVSYVKEKQLRVNMGISKLREKVKEHQEKVIKLLCNYFETDLHMIRKTLISNALHMQFHSAAKIAGTNPVEWMENADRWIVGFLEKFEEGCHMMETAIKDRIQEGLKRQGRSESNLSGEDSDS; translated from the exons ATGAAGCCAGCGGAGGACGCGGACGTCCAGGAGGCGATGgtgacggcgacggcggcggcggcggcggcgcagacAGTTTGGTACGATCCCATGTCTTCGCCACAGGCGCCGGCGCCGCACCAGCAGCCGGCGATAGAGACTGCGGAGGCGGCCTCGCCGTCGATGAGCTCCGACGCGCGGCCTCTCAGGGTGTATGCCGACGGCATCTACGATCTCTTCCACTTCGGCCATGCGCGCGCGCTCGAACAGGCTAAGAAATC ATTTCCCAACACCTACTTGCTGGTAGGTTGCTGCAGTGATGAGATCACCCACATGTACAAAGGAAAGACCGTCATGACCGAGGACGAGCGCTATGAATCACTTCGGCATTGCAA GTGGGTTGACGAGGTTATACCAGATGCTCCATGGGTGATCAACCAGGAGTTCATCGACAAACACAACATCGACTATGTCGCTCATGATGCGCTCCC ATATGCTGACACGAGTGGAGCTGCCAATGATGTCTATGAATTT GTGAAAGCTATTGGGAAGTTCAAGGAGACGAAGCGCACCGAGGGCATCTCTACATCGGACATCATCATGAGGATCTTGAAGGACTACAACCAGTACATTATGCGGAATCTCACCCGTGGGTACAGCCGTAAAGACCTCGGCGTCAGCTATGTTAAG GAGAAGCAACTGAGAGTCAACATGGGGATTAGCAAGCTAAGGGAGAAGGTGAAGGAGCATCAAGAGAAGGTGATCAAGTTGCTTTGCAACTATTTTGAGACAGATCTTCACATGATTCGTAAAACTCTGATATCAAATGCACTGCACATGCAGTTTCACAGTGCGGCAAAGATCGCTGGAACCAACCCTGTGGAGTGGATGGAGAATGCAGACCGTTGGATTGTTGGGTTCCTTGAGAAGTTTGAGGAAGGTTGCCACATGATG GAAACTGCCATTAAAGATCGAATTCAGGAGGGATTGAAGAGGCAAGGCAGGTCAGAGTCAAACCTTTCTGGAGAGGACTCCGACTCGTAA